A region from the Lysobacter antibioticus genome encodes:
- a CDS encoding LytR/AlgR family response regulator transcription factor gives MSLLAPARLRAVVVDDEAMSRARLCRLLGLEADVEVIAECADGDSAVAALRRLPADVVFLDIRLPDLNGFGVLQALPAARRPQVVFVTAHAEHALRAFDADAVDYLLKPYSAERLGAALARVRRARAGHTPRPSSAGAAGEGAREAYPQRLAVPIGARLRLLPVEEIESVIAQSNYVELHAGGQAYLLRETLNGIEARLDPSRFVRIHRSRIVQLQAVRDIEQLDGGRYLLRLVNGQRLGSGASYRERIREAMGLG, from the coding sequence ATGAGCCTGCTCGCGCCGGCGCGGCTGCGCGCGGTGGTGGTCGACGACGAGGCGATGTCGCGCGCGCGCCTGTGCCGCTTGCTCGGCCTGGAGGCGGATGTGGAAGTGATCGCCGAGTGCGCCGACGGCGACAGCGCGGTCGCGGCCTTGCGTCGTTTGCCGGCCGACGTGGTGTTTCTCGACATCCGCCTGCCCGACCTCAACGGCTTCGGCGTGCTACAGGCGCTGCCGGCGGCGCGCCGGCCGCAAGTGGTGTTCGTGACCGCGCATGCCGAGCACGCCCTGCGCGCCTTCGATGCCGACGCCGTCGACTATCTGCTCAAACCCTATTCGGCCGAACGCCTCGGCGCGGCGCTGGCGCGGGTGCGGCGCGCACGTGCAGGTCATACGCCACGCCCGTCGAGTGCGGGCGCGGCCGGCGAGGGCGCGCGCGAAGCTTATCCGCAGCGCCTGGCGGTGCCGATCGGCGCGCGTCTGCGGCTGTTGCCGGTGGAGGAAATCGAATCGGTCATTGCGCAGAGCAATTACGTCGAGCTGCATGCCGGCGGCCAGGCCTATCTGCTGCGCGAGACCCTGAACGGCATCGAGGCGCGGCTGGACCCGAGCCGCTTCGTGCGCATCCATCGCTCGCGCATCGTCCAGTTGCAGGCGGTGCGCGACATCGAGCAGCTCGACGGCGGCCGTTATCTGTTGCGTCTGGTCAACGGCCAGCGCCTGGGCAGCGGCGCCAGCTATCGCGAGCGGATACGCGAGGCGATGGGGCTGGGCTGA
- a CDS encoding queuosine precursor transporter, with product MSASGIETAAAIASAGGEGTRTLQDRALRLFIVLSAFFCVNAALAEFIGVKIFALEDTLGIAPLQWNLFGQTGSLNFTAGTLLWPVVFLMTDVINEFFGRRGVRLISWLAAMLIAYGFVFAFAAIALAPAAWWVQAAQAQGVPDYQAAFAAIFGQGLWSIGGSLIAFMIGQLIDVGVFHRIRSLTGEKHIWLRATGSTAVSQLVDSFVVLYIAFVLGPQHWPIPQFLAIGSVNYVYKMLAAFAMIPLIYLLRMWIHSYLGEARARQLRDEAAAD from the coding sequence ATGAGCGCCTCCGGGATAGAGACCGCGGCCGCGATCGCCAGCGCCGGCGGCGAAGGCACGCGCACCCTGCAGGACCGTGCGCTGCGTCTGTTCATCGTCCTGTCGGCGTTTTTCTGCGTCAACGCAGCGCTGGCCGAGTTCATCGGGGTCAAGATCTTCGCCCTCGAGGACACCCTCGGCATCGCCCCGCTGCAATGGAATCTGTTCGGCCAGACCGGCTCGCTGAACTTCACCGCCGGCACCCTGCTATGGCCGGTGGTGTTCCTGATGACCGACGTCATCAACGAGTTCTTCGGCCGCCGCGGCGTGCGCCTGATCTCGTGGCTCGCCGCCATGTTGATCGCCTACGGCTTCGTGTTCGCCTTCGCCGCGATCGCGTTGGCGCCGGCGGCGTGGTGGGTGCAGGCGGCGCAGGCCCAGGGCGTGCCCGACTACCAGGCCGCGTTCGCGGCGATCTTCGGCCAGGGCCTGTGGAGCATCGGCGGCTCGCTGATCGCTTTCATGATCGGCCAGCTGATCGATGTCGGCGTGTTCCACCGCATCCGCAGCCTCACCGGCGAGAAACACATCTGGCTGCGCGCGACCGGCTCGACCGCGGTCTCGCAGTTGGTCGACAGCTTCGTGGTGCTCTATATCGCCTTCGTGCTCGGCCCGCAGCACTGGCCGATCCCGCAGTTCCTCGCCATCGGCTCGGTCAACTACGTCTACAAGATGCTGGCCGCGTTCGCGATGATCCCGCTGATCTATCTGTTGCGCATGTGGATTCACAGTTACCTCGGCGAAGCGCGCGCCCGCCAGTTGCGCGACGAGGCGGCGGCGGACTGA